From a single Fulvivirga ulvae genomic region:
- a CDS encoding phosphonatase-like hydrolase — translation MTNIELVVLDMAGTTLNENNIVYKTLHKVINQHGYSVSLKDVLELGAGKEKFQAIKDIAQAFPSDKGEAYEVIFEEFKERLDEEYEKLDVQPTEGTNEFLQFLKANHIKVALNTGYSRRVAQLLIDKLNWQLDEHYDALITADDVVRGRPHADMIFKAMQLLDIRDPKKVLKAGDSAIDIEEGINAKCGITVGVTSGAQTREQLLKANPTYILDKVADIKGLLDNPGINSKST, via the coding sequence ATGACAAATATCGAATTAGTGGTGCTGGATATGGCAGGCACTACCTTAAACGAGAATAATATTGTATACAAAACCTTGCATAAGGTTATCAACCAACACGGTTACTCTGTAAGTCTGAAAGATGTACTTGAGCTGGGGGCAGGAAAGGAGAAATTTCAGGCTATAAAGGATATCGCTCAGGCCTTTCCCTCCGATAAAGGGGAGGCTTATGAAGTTATTTTTGAAGAATTTAAGGAAAGGCTGGACGAGGAATATGAAAAATTAGATGTACAGCCTACAGAAGGAACCAATGAGTTTTTACAATTCCTGAAGGCCAATCACATAAAAGTAGCCCTTAATACCGGTTATAGCCGCAGGGTTGCTCAGCTTTTGATAGACAAACTTAACTGGCAGTTAGATGAGCACTACGATGCCCTGATTACCGCCGATGACGTAGTAAGGGGACGGCCTCATGCTGATATGATCTTTAAAGCTATGCAACTTCTGGACATTCGAGATCCTAAGAAGGTACTAAAAGCAGGAGACTCTGCAATTGATATAGAGGAGGGTATAAATGCAAAATGCGGCATTACCGTCGGGGTTACATCAGGAGCGCAAACCAGAGAGCAGTTACTTAAGGCCAACCCAACCTATATTCTGGATAAGGTGGCTGACATTAAAGGACTTTTAGATAACCCCGGTATTAATTCCAAATCCACCTAA
- a CDS encoding SDR family oxidoreductase — MSTKKVWFVTGASKGLGLALVKKLLANGYRVAATSRSVESLIHEAGPVSEEFLPLAMDVTSDNNVKEAVAKTVDHFGSIDVVVNNAGFGLVGTLEELSDEEVRDNFNVNVFGPLNVIRHVAPHMRHQKSGHIFNISSIGGYSGGFPGFGIYCSTKFAMAGFSEALAEEMKGFNVHATVVYPGYFRTNFLSKGSIKTSASPIDDYKSARESEKAHLNQIDGNQSNDPEKAAEALITVSEQADPAVHLFLGADASEIAHQKIKLIEEALSSNEQLSKSTLIVADQKQ, encoded by the coding sequence ATGAGCACAAAGAAAGTATGGTTTGTTACCGGGGCATCAAAAGGCCTGGGGCTGGCACTGGTAAAAAAGCTTTTGGCAAATGGTTATCGTGTGGCTGCAACCAGCCGGTCTGTTGAATCATTGATACATGAGGCAGGCCCCGTGTCAGAAGAGTTCCTTCCGCTTGCCATGGACGTCACGAGCGACAACAATGTGAAAGAGGCCGTTGCCAAAACCGTTGATCACTTCGGAAGTATTGATGTGGTCGTCAATAATGCAGGCTTTGGCCTGGTCGGCACCCTGGAGGAACTAAGTGATGAAGAAGTCAGGGATAATTTTAATGTAAATGTATTTGGCCCGCTCAACGTTATCCGTCATGTTGCACCGCACATGCGTCATCAGAAATCAGGTCACATTTTCAACATCTCTTCTATTGGAGGTTACTCAGGTGGTTTTCCTGGCTTTGGCATTTACTGTTCTACAAAATTCGCCATGGCAGGGTTCTCAGAAGCGCTGGCAGAAGAGATGAAGGGGTTCAATGTACATGCCACGGTGGTTTATCCAGGTTATTTCCGGACAAATTTTTTATCTAAGGGTTCGATCAAAACATCTGCCAGTCCCATTGATGATTACAAATCAGCCAGAGAATCGGAAAAGGCACATTTAAACCAGATCGATGGAAATCAGTCAAATGATCCTGAGAAGGCGGCTGAAGCGCTGATCACGGTGAGTGAACAGGCTGATCCGGCAGTCCACTTGTTTTTAGGTGCAGATGCCAGTGAAATTGCCCATCAGAAAATAAAACTCATTGAAGAAGCACTGAGCAGCAACGAACAGCTTAGTAAATCAACGTTAATAGTGGCTGACCAGAAACAGTAA
- a CDS encoding helix-turn-helix domain-containing protein — protein MKPVESIEDFYREKLNWVPDSIHTEIGHFNVFKLAPFIGKEARPVPYSRRDYFKISLIVGNNKVHYADKVIEIKKKALLFASPQVPYNWEEIDKIQSGYFCVFTESFFHQFGNLRQYEIFQPTGTPIFELTDKQADEISAIYERMFDEINSGYTHKYDILRTLVFELLHIAMKMQPSSNFEKQEGNASQRITSIFLELLERQFPIDDTRQRLSLRSPSAFADQLAIHVNHLNRALKKTIEKSTSEIISERILQESKILLRHSTWNISEIAYALGFNEVTHFNKFFKQHTEITPTRFRNV, from the coding sequence ATGAAGCCAGTGGAGAGCATTGAAGACTTTTACAGGGAAAAACTCAATTGGGTACCCGACAGCATACATACCGAAATTGGTCATTTCAACGTATTTAAGCTGGCGCCTTTTATAGGAAAGGAAGCCAGGCCCGTTCCGTACAGCAGGCGGGATTATTTCAAAATAAGCCTCATTGTGGGAAATAATAAAGTCCATTATGCTGACAAGGTAATTGAAATAAAGAAAAAGGCATTGTTATTTGCCAGTCCTCAGGTACCATACAACTGGGAGGAGATCGATAAAATCCAAAGCGGATATTTCTGCGTATTTACCGAATCCTTTTTTCATCAATTTGGAAATTTACGTCAATACGAAATTTTCCAACCTACCGGAACACCAATATTCGAACTGACCGATAAGCAGGCTGATGAAATCAGCGCTATTTATGAGCGGATGTTTGATGAGATCAATTCCGGATACACACATAAATATGATATATTGCGTACACTCGTTTTCGAACTACTGCATATTGCCATGAAAATGCAGCCCTCATCAAACTTTGAGAAGCAAGAGGGCAACGCCTCGCAAAGGATCACCAGCATTTTCCTTGAACTGCTGGAACGACAGTTTCCTATTGATGACACCCGCCAACGGCTGAGCCTCCGCTCCCCATCTGCTTTCGCAGATCAACTGGCAATACATGTAAACCATTTGAACAGGGCATTAAAAAAGACTATTGAGAAATCCACCTCCGAGATTATCTCGGAGCGTATTCTTCAGGAATCAAAGATCTTGCTAAGGCACAGTACCTGGAATATCTCCGAAATTGCTTATGCCTTAGGCTTTAACGAAGTGACTCACTTCAATAAGTTTTTCAAGCAGCACACGGAGATAACCCCTACCCGTTTTAGAAATGTTTGA
- a CDS encoding protein-tyrosine-phosphatase has translation MRKLIPAISEFLGQLDISSITEHRKSELQPLINTIQEKVDKHQAVNLNFICTHNSRRSQLCQVWAETIAWIKGVPMVRAYSGGTEPSEFHQNAIKALEDCGFLITRKEDRAVPVYFFFYSYEAEAIPCFSKIYNDPINCRAAFTAVMTCSDAEEKCPHIAEAESRVSVIYEDPKHADGTSEEATVYAHRNKQIATEMLYVFSMIKA, from the coding sequence ATGAGAAAGCTGATCCCTGCAATATCTGAGTTTTTAGGTCAATTGGATATTTCATCCATAACAGAGCATAGGAAGAGCGAATTGCAACCGCTGATTAATACCATACAGGAAAAAGTGGATAAGCATCAGGCTGTTAACCTCAACTTTATTTGTACGCACAATTCCCGACGGAGCCAGCTTTGCCAGGTATGGGCTGAGACTATCGCTTGGATTAAAGGAGTACCTATGGTCAGGGCGTATTCCGGCGGCACGGAGCCATCGGAGTTTCACCAAAACGCAATTAAGGCATTGGAAGACTGCGGGTTTCTCATCACCCGGAAAGAAGACCGGGCTGTTCCTGTTTATTTTTTCTTTTACTCGTACGAGGCAGAGGCCATTCCCTGCTTTTCAAAGATCTACAACGACCCTATCAATTGCCGAGCAGCATTTACCGCAGTTATGACCTGCTCTGATGCAGAAGAGAAATGCCCTCACATTGCAGAGGCTGAGTCACGGGTTTCGGTGATTTATGAAGATCCAAAACATGCTGACGGCACCTCGGAAGAGGCAACGGTATATGCACACCGGAACAAACAGATTGCTACGGAAATGTTGTATGTGTTCTCTATGATCAAAGCCTGA
- a CDS encoding ArsR/SmtB family transcription factor produces the protein MGITKTELFTSEQNDIALVAKAFAHPARVAIIQYLLKANTCINGNLVWELGLAQPTISQHLKELKAIGILQGTIEGVSVSYCINPARWEEVKSLFNNLFSQYTLAADHNCC, from the coding sequence ATGGGAATTACTAAAACAGAGCTTTTTACCTCAGAACAAAATGACATCGCCCTGGTTGCCAAAGCTTTCGCCCACCCGGCTCGTGTAGCCATTATTCAATATTTGCTTAAGGCAAACACATGTATAAACGGGAACCTCGTCTGGGAATTAGGGCTTGCCCAGCCCACTATCAGTCAGCACTTAAAAGAACTAAAGGCCATTGGTATTCTACAGGGTACTATTGAGGGTGTTTCAGTAAGTTACTGTATTAACCCTGCACGTTGGGAGGAGGTTAAGAGCCTGTTTAACAACCTGTTCTCTCAATACACTTTAGCAGCAGACCATAATTGTTGTTAA
- a CDS encoding lysylphosphatidylglycerol synthase transmembrane domain-containing protein, with protein MVKIVVSATAIAIVFSKIDTHDTLALILKANPLWLAGALLAYNLSQGISTTRLKYLLERIGVQDTFGFHIRLYYKGMFYNLILPGGIGGDAYKIVVLKSKFNRRTRRLFEAILLDRLCGLAAILMLTAIIILQIYEADFLTKFGLGISTGFFYPVFYLVVAMGFRKYKRRFLKANLLSLGVQLTQALSVFLLMLSLGIDTNYLHYIGIFFISSIATIIPVTIGGLGMREMVFFYASGYFFFNEANAIALSLLFFIITAASALPGMFIDPDRTTKPAPNVMQLN; from the coding sequence TTGGTTAAAATTGTAGTTAGCGCCACAGCTATAGCCATAGTTTTCAGCAAAATAGACACCCATGATACACTGGCACTTATCCTTAAGGCCAACCCATTATGGCTGGCAGGCGCCTTATTGGCTTATAATTTATCTCAAGGCATAAGCACTACCCGGTTAAAGTACCTTTTGGAACGGATCGGCGTTCAGGATACCTTCGGGTTCCATATCCGCTTATATTACAAAGGCATGTTTTATAATTTGATACTACCTGGCGGAATAGGTGGTGATGCTTACAAGATTGTGGTATTGAAAAGTAAATTCAACAGAAGAACCCGAAGACTCTTTGAAGCCATACTGCTGGACCGGCTTTGTGGCCTGGCTGCCATCCTTATGCTTACAGCCATCATCATTTTACAAATCTACGAGGCCGATTTTTTAACGAAATTCGGCCTTGGGATAAGCACGGGCTTTTTTTATCCGGTGTTTTACCTTGTTGTTGCCATGGGTTTCAGAAAGTATAAAAGACGCTTCCTGAAGGCTAACTTATTGTCATTGGGTGTACAATTAACCCAGGCTTTGAGTGTCTTCCTGCTGATGCTGAGCCTGGGTATAGACACTAACTATCTGCACTATATCGGCATCTTCTTTATTTCTTCCATAGCCACTATTATTCCTGTAACTATCGGAGGACTCGGCATGCGCGAAATGGTCTTTTTCTATGCATCCGGGTATTTCTTTTTTAATGAAGCCAATGCCATAGCCCTGTCTCTTTTGTTCTTCATAATCACCGCAGCTTCGGCCCTGCCCGGAATGTTTATTGACCCAGACCGAACAACCAAACCGGCACCTAACGTAATGCAATTAAACTAG
- a CDS encoding glycosyltransferase family 2 protein: MKLSLVITLLNEEHNVAPLLRQITDALTGMEYEIIFVDDGSTDNTVKHIKDCADDHVKLVILNKNYGQTTAIAAGIDCSAGDYIVTLDGDLQNDPEDIPMMLNELITGKWDVVAGNRKNRKDGMLLRKIPSKMANALIRKLSGVHISDYGCTLKVFRREVAKNLDLYGELHRFIPILAKLKGARITQMDVKHHPRIYGESKYGLGRTFKVISDLILILFYQKYFRRPIHLFGPLGIVALIAGGVINLYLLFLKILGEDIWGRPLLILGVVLLLAGIQFITFGLIAELMMRIYYESQSKKTYNIKDIFIVESKNTRIPQAVG; this comes from the coding sequence ATGAAACTCTCGCTGGTTATAACCTTACTCAATGAAGAGCACAACGTAGCACCTCTGCTAAGGCAGATAACGGATGCACTCACGGGTATGGAATACGAGATTATTTTTGTAGACGACGGGTCGACGGATAACACTGTAAAGCATATTAAGGATTGCGCTGACGACCATGTGAAGCTGGTTATATTAAACAAAAATTACGGCCAGACTACTGCCATTGCGGCTGGCATTGATTGCTCCGCAGGAGACTATATCGTTACTTTAGATGGTGACCTTCAAAATGATCCTGAAGATATCCCGATGATGCTTAATGAGCTTATTACCGGAAAATGGGATGTAGTAGCAGGCAATAGAAAAAACAGGAAAGACGGGATGCTGCTGAGAAAAATCCCCAGTAAGATGGCCAACGCCCTGATCAGAAAGCTTAGCGGTGTCCATATCAGTGATTATGGATGCACTTTGAAGGTGTTTCGCAGAGAGGTAGCTAAAAACCTTGATCTATACGGTGAGCTGCATCGGTTTATCCCTATTCTTGCCAAACTGAAGGGTGCCCGGATAACACAAATGGATGTAAAGCACCATCCCAGAATTTACGGTGAATCAAAGTACGGCCTGGGCAGAACTTTCAAAGTCATCAGCGACCTCATTCTGATCTTGTTTTATCAAAAATATTTCAGAAGGCCTATTCATTTATTCGGACCGCTAGGCATCGTGGCGCTGATAGCCGGTGGCGTTATCAACTTATACCTTCTGTTCCTTAAAATTCTTGGAGAAGATATCTGGGGCCGGCCTTTATTAATACTCGGAGTGGTATTACTGCTGGCAGGTATTCAATTTATAACTTTTGGTCTTATTGCAGAATTGATGATGAGGATATACTATGAATCCCAAAGCAAAAAAACATACAACATCAAAGACATCTTTATCGTGGAAAGTAAAAATACCCGGATACCTCAGGCTGTTGGTTAA
- a CDS encoding ArnT family glycosyltransferase, producing MTNKFVIILGLAAFIFFANIWGTSIYILDEAKNAGCAREMFERSDLVVPTFNGKLRTDKPPLHYYFMIMAYYIQGEASPFSARFFSSLMGVLTVITVFLFSRKALSENAAFYAGLVLLASLQVAVQFHLAVPDPYLIFFTVLGSFLFYQYHESKKPYQLYLGYACFGLAFLAKGPVALVLPALGILLALYFGKSLTWRNIISWKPFQGALVILLIIFPWYYAIFQATDGVWVEEFFFKHNIGRYTSTMEGHGGFPLAAPVIAIAALLPFSVFIFQAVALAWRSREHNFFLTLSLGMSIAVLSFFSFSRTILPSYISPALPFMAVLLGYYLSLATDRKIPAHKRLLPGIYILLVIAIAMPVAAYFGIDQDGSISQLAPLAFYLIVVPIGVIIALILVLRSKFKMMYYTLAGTFMLTFLLFIYIIYPRMDESNPVYKSHKLLKGHPVYYLERMNASFVFYHDQEIPKIESLDMLNELIENREDLMIISRRDKAEPLFQDIRLELVFEQKDLFENHTTLIFGIRN from the coding sequence ATGACAAACAAGTTTGTTATTATCCTCGGCCTCGCTGCTTTTATATTTTTTGCCAATATATGGGGTACCTCCATCTACATACTTGATGAGGCAAAAAATGCAGGATGTGCCCGCGAAATGTTTGAGCGTAGTGATCTGGTAGTACCAACTTTCAATGGGAAACTACGCACGGATAAACCTCCGTTGCACTATTATTTCATGATCATGGCGTACTATATACAGGGAGAGGCATCTCCATTTAGCGCCAGGTTTTTTTCATCCCTAATGGGGGTACTCACAGTAATTACCGTATTTCTCTTCTCGCGCAAAGCACTCAGCGAAAATGCAGCTTTCTATGCGGGTTTGGTTCTCCTGGCATCCTTGCAGGTGGCAGTTCAATTTCACCTTGCCGTACCTGACCCATATCTTATATTCTTTACGGTGCTGGGTTCATTTTTATTTTATCAGTACCATGAGAGTAAAAAGCCTTATCAGCTCTATCTTGGCTATGCCTGCTTTGGGCTGGCTTTTCTCGCCAAAGGGCCGGTAGCACTGGTTTTGCCGGCACTGGGTATTCTGCTGGCACTTTACTTTGGTAAGAGTTTAACATGGAGGAACATTATAAGCTGGAAGCCATTTCAGGGTGCATTGGTGATACTGCTGATTATTTTTCCCTGGTACTATGCCATATTCCAGGCAACTGATGGTGTATGGGTAGAAGAATTTTTCTTTAAACATAACATTGGCCGGTATACATCAACTATGGAAGGGCACGGTGGTTTCCCTTTGGCAGCCCCTGTAATTGCCATAGCTGCACTTTTGCCATTTAGCGTCTTTATATTTCAGGCTGTCGCTCTTGCCTGGCGCAGCCGTGAGCACAACTTTTTTCTTACACTTTCTTTGGGTATGAGCATTGCAGTACTATCATTCTTTTCATTTTCACGCACTATATTGCCCAGCTATATTTCTCCGGCTTTACCCTTCATGGCTGTATTACTGGGTTATTATTTGTCTTTAGCTACGGACAGGAAAATACCAGCCCATAAAAGATTGCTGCCGGGCATATATATTTTACTGGTGATAGCCATAGCAATGCCGGTCGCAGCTTATTTTGGTATAGATCAGGACGGGTCGATTTCACAACTGGCTCCTCTTGCTTTTTACCTGATTGTTGTCCCTATAGGTGTCATCATAGCCCTTATTTTAGTCTTGAGGTCGAAATTCAAGATGATGTATTACACCCTCGCGGGTACATTTATGCTGACTTTCTTACTATTCATTTATATAATCTACCCGCGTATGGATGAGAGCAACCCGGTCTATAAAAGCCATAAGCTGCTGAAAGGCCACCCGGTATACTACCTGGAGCGCATGAATGCCTCGTTTGTTTTTTACCACGATCAGGAAATACCGAAAATCGAGTCCCTCGACATGCTAAACGAACTGATAGAGAACAGGGAAGACCTGATGATTATCAGCCGTCGCGATAAAGCAGAGCCTCTGTTTCAGGATATAAGACTTGAGCTGGTGTTTGAGCAGAAGGATCTCTTCGAGAACCACACCACATTGATCTTTGGTATCAGGAACTAG
- a CDS encoding phosphatase PAP2 family protein, with the protein MKNQSNNYLLTQTAVMLMLLPLMVFEKGAITLVINQNHSTLLDNFFRIVTYAGDGVVFAISTVLLLFVSFRQALLSAGIGIVHALSILILKRGFFSDLSRPKNFFPDDVALHFVPGVHVHGQMSFPSGHTTTAFAMAVLLILLCPRHKYLQFIFLVYAMLVGYSRMYLLQHFYIDVAFGAILGAFSSYMCWFVLNHIHLPAWTNARIRINITISKSKTGIPVTSSS; encoded by the coding sequence ATGAAAAACCAGAGTAATAACTACCTTCTGACACAAACTGCTGTAATGTTAATGCTACTGCCGCTTATGGTATTCGAAAAAGGTGCCATTACTCTTGTAATTAATCAAAACCACAGTACTCTTCTGGACAATTTCTTCCGTATTGTCACCTATGCCGGTGACGGGGTGGTATTTGCTATCTCAACAGTGCTGTTGCTTTTTGTTAGCTTTCGCCAGGCCTTGCTTTCAGCAGGCATTGGTATTGTGCATGCCCTTTCTATTCTGATCTTAAAAAGAGGCTTTTTTTCTGACTTGTCCAGACCAAAAAATTTCTTTCCTGATGACGTAGCCCTTCACTTTGTACCAGGCGTACATGTACATGGCCAAATGTCATTTCCCTCGGGCCACACTACTACTGCTTTCGCTATGGCCGTATTGCTCATATTGCTTTGCCCGCGCCATAAATACCTGCAATTTATTTTTCTCGTCTACGCTATGCTGGTCGGTTACTCACGTATGTACCTGCTACAGCATTTCTACATAGACGTGGCTTTCGGTGCTATTTTAGGAGCCTTCTCATCTTACATGTGCTGGTTTGTACTGAACCATATCCATCTGCCCGCATGGACTAATGCCCGGATCAGGATCAATATTACGATCAGTAAAAGTAAAACGGGTATACCGGTAACATCTAGTTCCTGA